caattccatgtataaaggtggccatacacgggccgataaaagctgccgacagaccaagtcggcagcttattggcccgtgtatgggggcccccgacgggcttccccgatcgagatctggccgaaagtcggccagatctcgatcggatggggttaaaaatcccgtcggatcgcggccgcatctgttcgttgatgcggtcccgcgatccgaccgcccgtttggcgaacgctaggatccgatcgttgggccctagggcccacgatcggatcagcccgatattgcccacctcaaggtgggcatatcggagggagatccgctcgtttggcgacatcgccaaacgagcggatctatccgtgtatggccaccttaataccccagaacacacagcagataaatacagggccaattccatgtataataccccagaacacacagcagataaatacaggaccaattccatgtataataccccagaacacacagcagataaatacagtgtcaattccatgtataatacccagaacacacagcaggataaatacagggccaattccatgtataataccccagaacacacagcagataaatacagtgtcaattccatgtataataccccagaacacacagcagataaatacagggccaattccatgtataatacctcagaacacacagcagataaatacagtgccaattccatgtataataccccagaacacacagcagataaatacagtgccaattccatgtataataccccagaacacacagcagataaatacagagtcaattccatgtataatacccagaacccacagcagataaatacagtgccaattccatgtataataccccagaacacacagcagataaatacagggccaattccatgtataataccccagaacacacagcagataaatacggtgccaattccatgtataataccccagaacacacagcagataaatacagagccaattccatatataataccccagaacacacagcagataaatacagtgccaattccatgtataataccccagaacacacagtagataaatacagtgtcaattccatgtataatacccagaacacacagcagataaatacagggccaattccatgtataataccccagaacccacagcaggataaatacaggcaCTCATGGAGGGACAAACTTGGGGCCAGTTCCATGGTGCAATAAGCGACACTGggatgacatttccaaaaattcgTTTGGTCAGACTTGCTGTGCTATTGTCCCCTCTATTACAGGATGCCTGGGTACCGACACAGAGGAACGTCTTGTTGAACATCTATTGGGCCCCTCTCGCTACAACAAACTTATCCGACCCGCAACAAATGGCTCAGAGCAAGTCACCGTCCAACTTATGGTCTCCTTGGCCCAACTAATCAGCGTGGTGAGTCCCATcttaatatacaggtattgaTAGGTGCCAATAGACACATATGCTaattatataatgttttaatgGGAATAATGCTGCTCACAGCAAAATGTGTCATTGGTGCTTTAATAGCTTTTTGCCTGTAACGCATATCTGCTACATGTAACAAGTTCTACCCACAGGCAAAGCTATAGTCGTCAACCCATATTCCTTCTGTCAGTGCTGGTGGTGATTTTTGTAATgtgaatattctttattttagcaTGAGCGGGAGCAGATTATGACAACCAATGTATGGCTGACTCAGGTAAAAGTCTTTCTTGCATCTAAATCTCAATCCATTTactctcccctaactgaccttcagactgggcccccttagctcataacaaggttacagatatatagaaacattggggtgtcaccctgctatagttccaggggtacccagggtacaaataagcactcaccccaaatctcccctaactgaccttcagactgggcccccttagctcataacaaggttacagatatatagaaacattggggtgtcaccctgctatagttccaggggtacccagggtacaaataaacactcaccccaaatttccccctaactgaccttcagactgggcccccttagctcataacaaggttacagatctatagaaacattggggtgtcaccctgctatagttccaggggtacccagggtacaaataaacactcaccccaaatctccccctaactgaccttcagactgggcccccttagctcataacaaggttacagatatatagaaacattggggtgtcaccctgctatagttccaggggtacccagggtacaaataagcactcaccccaaatctccccctaactgaccttcagactgggctcccttagctcataacaaggttacagatatatagaaacattggggtgtcaccctgctatagttccaggggtacccagggtacaaataagcactcaccccaaatctccccctaactgaccttcagactgggcccccttagctcataacaaggttacagatatatagaaacattggggtgtcaccctgctatagttccaggggtacccagggtacaaataaacactcaccccaaatctccccctaactgaccttcagactgggcccccttagctcataacaaggttacagatatatagaaacattggggtaagtctccctgctatagttccaggggtacccagggcacaaacaagcatcaccccaaatctccccctaactgaccttcagactgggcccccttagctcataacaaggttacagatatatagaaacattggggtgtcaccctgctatagttccaggggtacccagggtacaaataaacactcaccccaaatctccccctaactgaccttcagactgggcccccttagctcataacaaggttacagatatatagaaacattggggtaagtctccctgctatagttccaggggtacccagggcacaaacaaGCACTCCCCCTTATCTCAGGGCCCCTTAgctgataacaaggttacagatatagagaaatgCTGGTGTACACCAGCAGAGGTAACGGCAGACCAAGCAGTACTATTTATTTATGTGGATGAATCTGATTACATGCCGGTGGCTCAGGTTGAGTTACAGGTCGGTTTCCATCTCAGACCTTGGTGTTCTCTTTCATACTAGGAATGGGAGGATTACAGGCTCACCTGGGACCCAGCGGAGTTTGACAACATGAAGAAAGTCCGACTTCCATCCAAACATATTTGGCTTCCGGATGTTGTGCTGTACAACAAGTAAGTGCATCATGAATGGATGAATTTACTGTATGGTTGCAGCATGCACCTGGCCTTTGGTTTATTTTTCTAGGGAGCCCTGCAGTTATGTCACCAATGGGAAATAATGTTAATTTTTGTCCCTTCCCAGTGCTGACGGGATGTACGAGGTGTCCTTCTACTCCAACGCTGTGGTGTCCCATGATGGCAGCATATTTTGGTTGCCCCCTGCCATATACAAGAGCGCCTGCAAAATTGAAGTCAAGCACTTCCCCTTCGACCAGCAGAACTGTACCATGAAGTTCCGCTCTTGGACGTACGACCGCACAGAGCTGGACCTGGTGCTGAGGAGCGACGTGGCCAGCCTCGATGACTTCACGCCCAGCGGAGAGTGGGACATAATCGCTCTGCCCGGGAGGAGGAACGAGAATCCCAATGACTCCACCTACGTGGACATCACCTACGACTTCATCATACGGCGCAAGCCCCTCTTCTACACCATCAACCTTATAATCCCCTGCATCCTCATTACCTCTCTGGCCATCCTAGTCTTCTACTTGCCCTCAGACTGTGGGGAGAAAATGACTCTGTGCATATCGGTGCTACTGGCCCTCACAGTGTTCCTACTTCTTATATCCAAGATCGTACCCCCCACCTCTTTAGACGTGCCACTGGTGGGGAAGTATCTGATGTTCACTATGGTCCTGGTGACATTTTCCATCGTGACTAGTGTCTGCGTATTAAATGTGCACCACCGCTCCCCGACCACACACACCATGCCTCCCTGGGTTAAGGTGGTCTTCCTGGATAAACTGCCCACTTTACTCTTTATGAAGCAGCCCAGGCAGAACTGTGCCCGCCAGCGGTTGCGCCAGCAGAGGCAAAGCCAGGAGAGGGCCGCGGGTAATTTCTTCCTCCGGGACAACGCCAGGTCCTGCACCTGCTACATTAACCAGGCTTCGGTTAAAAAGTACGGCGCCCAGCTGTCGGAGCTTCCAGAAGAAGTCAATGGCTTCCGGGACAGGCAGGGCAAGGTGCGCCAGTGTCTGTGCGGCCTGCAGGAGGCAGTGGA
This Xenopus laevis strain J_2021 chromosome 8S, Xenopus_laevis_v10.1, whole genome shotgun sequence DNA region includes the following protein-coding sequences:
- the chrnb2.S gene encoding cholinergic receptor nicotinic beta 2 subunit S homeolog precursor; protein product: MAPLPAGLHLLLLLLMGLLRGCLGTDTEERLVEHLLGPSRYNKLIRPATNGSEQVTVQLMVSLAQLISVHEREQIMTTNVWLTQEWEDYRLTWDPAEFDNMKKVRLPSKHIWLPDVVLYNNADGMYEVSFYSNAVVSHDGSIFWLPPAIYKSACKIEVKHFPFDQQNCTMKFRSWTYDRTELDLVLRSDVASLDDFTPSGEWDIIALPGRRNENPNDSTYVDITYDFIIRRKPLFYTINLIIPCILITSLAILVFYLPSDCGEKMTLCISVLLALTVFLLLISKIVPPTSLDVPLVGKYLMFTMVLVTFSIVTSVCVLNVHHRSPTTHTMPPWVKVVFLDKLPTLLFMKQPRQNCARQRLRQQRQSQERAAGNFFLRDNARSCTCYINQASVKKYGAQLSELPEEVNGFRDRQGKVRQCLCGLQEAVDGVRFIADHMKSEDDDQSVSEDWKYVAMVIDRLFLWIFVFVCVFGTIGMFLQPLFQNYTTNTFLQINHAAPN